A DNA window from Commensalibacter nepenthis contains the following coding sequences:
- a CDS encoding helix-turn-helix domain-containing protein, with amino-acid sequence MNVFSLKVFFQNLSQLKEITPYQKAVLVSLVSYFGKKGCFPSHTTLAVDAGVCPRTVAKVLKEARLRGWLDWTNHRLGRRQSSNRYRFTIDNKYISKIRDAVEAIKKKSAVFQYVHRLHGAQRSPYYYIKEERKRLWKSINQHENGLSPFQKLFKDNPELALKQFMAS; translated from the coding sequence ATGAATGTATTCAGTCTCAAAGTATTTTTTCAAAATCTTTCACAATTAAAAGAAATTACGCCTTATCAAAAGGCTGTTTTGGTTTCTTTAGTATCCTATTTTGGTAAAAAAGGGTGCTTTCCCTCTCATACAACACTTGCGGTTGATGCTGGTGTTTGTCCTCGTACGGTTGCGAAGGTTTTAAAAGAAGCTCGTCTACGTGGCTGGCTTGATTGGACGAATCATCGTCTTGGTCGCAGGCAATCTTCTAATCGGTATCGTTTTACGATTGATAATAAGTATATCTCTAAAATTCGTGATGCTGTAGAGGCGATAAAAAAGAAAAGCGCAGTTTTTCAGTATGTCCACAGGTTGCACGGCGCGCAAAGAAGCCCTTATTATTATATTAAAGAAGAACGAAAAAGGCTGTGGAAAAGTATAAATCAGCATGAAAATGGATTATCTCCCTTTCAAAAGCTCTTTAAAGACAATCCAGAACTTGCATTAAAGCAATTCATGGCTTCTTAA